Proteins encoded in a region of the Paenibacillus pedocola genome:
- the nuoE gene encoding NADH-quinone oxidoreductase subunit NuoE, whose product MEHQQTCSSADIAEADERLEKVKHAIEQFKLMKGALIPVLHEVQDIYGFLPEPVLQVVSEELNLPLSEIYGVASFYHFFSLTPKGENVIHVCMGTACYIKGAQAVLDRLSTELKVPVQGTTEDNKFTLEATRCLGACGLAPVMTIGEKVHGRLVPNAVPKILIEYK is encoded by the coding sequence ATGGAACACCAACAAACCTGCTCAAGCGCCGACATTGCCGAAGCCGATGAGAGGCTGGAGAAAGTGAAACATGCCATCGAGCAGTTCAAACTCATGAAGGGCGCTTTGATCCCTGTACTTCATGAAGTACAGGATATATACGGCTTTTTGCCGGAGCCTGTGCTCCAGGTGGTTTCGGAAGAGCTTAACCTGCCCTTAAGTGAAATTTATGGGGTAGCTTCGTTTTATCATTTCTTTTCCCTGACTCCGAAAGGAGAGAATGTGATTCATGTCTGCATGGGAACAGCCTGCTACATCAAAGGGGCTCAAGCGGTGCTGGACCGTCTCAGTACAGAGCTGAAGGTTCCTGTGCAAGGAACGACAGAGGACAATAAATTTACGTTAGAAGCGACACGTTGTCTGGGAGCCTGCGGGCTCGCCCCTGTCATGACCATCGGAGAGAAAGTGCATGGACGTTTAGTGCCTAATGCCGTGCCGAAAATTCTTATTGAGTACAAGTGA
- the nuoF gene encoding NADH-quinone oxidoreductase subunit NuoF: protein MKLLTDLDAIRTLTQSRLDNRRITGASGESITFRSVMVCGGTGCTSSDSNTIIAALEQEISSHGIESQVEVVRTGCFGLCELGPVVIVYPEGIFYSRVEVKDIPALVEQHLLNGKPYDKKIYEKTRHGEEILSFEETDFYKKQVRIALRNCGTIDPEVIDEYIASDGYKALAQVLTTMSREQVIDTVKQSGLRGRGGGGFLTGLKWEFAAKQNKPQKYVICNADEGDPGAFMDRSILEGNPHSVIEAMAIAGYAIGANQGFIYVRAEYPIAVQRFTKALDQAREYGLLGDDIFGTGFTFNIDVRLGAGAFVCGEETALIHSIEGHRGMPTPKPPFPAVEGLWGMPTIINNVETLANIAQIILNGAEWYASIGTEKSKGTKVFALGGKVVNTGLVEVPMGITLREVIFEIGGGIPGGKKFKAVQTGGPSGGCLTEEHLDCTIDFDTLTSLGSMMGSGGMIIMDEDTCMVDVARFYLDFTRDESCGKCTPCRIGTKRLLEMLDKITEGKGTMEDLENLEQLSLQIKNASLCALGQTAPNPVLSTIKYFRDEYMAHITDSKCPAGVCKSLISYEIDAELCRGCSLCARKCPSDAISGKVKEPYVIDKATCIKCGVCFDVCKFKAVAIV from the coding sequence ATGAAGCTGTTAACGGATCTTGATGCTATCCGCACGCTTACGCAGAGCCGTCTGGATAACCGGAGAATCACCGGGGCCTCCGGCGAGTCCATTACATTCAGATCAGTGATGGTGTGCGGCGGTACAGGATGCACATCCTCGGATTCTAATACAATTATCGCAGCTTTGGAGCAGGAAATATCCAGCCACGGGATTGAGAGCCAGGTGGAGGTCGTACGAACAGGCTGTTTCGGCCTTTGCGAGCTGGGACCAGTCGTGATCGTCTATCCGGAAGGTATTTTTTACAGCCGGGTGGAGGTGAAGGATATTCCTGCTCTGGTGGAGCAGCATTTGCTGAACGGCAAGCCTTATGACAAGAAAATATACGAAAAGACCCGGCATGGCGAAGAAATTCTGAGCTTTGAGGAAACGGACTTTTATAAAAAACAAGTGCGGATCGCGCTGCGCAACTGCGGTACCATTGATCCCGAAGTCATAGATGAGTACATTGCCAGTGACGGTTACAAAGCGCTTGCTCAGGTGCTTACGACGATGAGCCGCGAGCAAGTGATTGACACGGTTAAGCAGTCCGGGCTGCGGGGACGCGGCGGCGGCGGCTTTCTCACCGGTCTTAAGTGGGAGTTCGCGGCCAAACAGAACAAACCGCAGAAGTATGTCATCTGCAATGCCGATGAGGGTGATCCGGGAGCTTTCATGGACCGTTCGATCCTGGAAGGCAATCCGCACTCGGTCATCGAGGCGATGGCCATTGCTGGGTATGCCATTGGCGCGAACCAGGGGTTCATCTATGTCCGAGCAGAATATCCTATCGCGGTACAGCGGTTTACCAAAGCGCTGGATCAGGCGCGAGAGTACGGGCTGCTGGGCGATGATATTTTTGGCACCGGCTTCACCTTTAACATTGATGTGCGCCTTGGAGCGGGGGCGTTTGTCTGCGGTGAGGAGACCGCTTTGATTCACTCCATTGAAGGCCACCGGGGGATGCCGACACCGAAGCCTCCCTTCCCGGCTGTTGAAGGATTGTGGGGGATGCCGACAATCATCAATAATGTGGAAACGCTTGCTAATATTGCACAGATTATTCTGAACGGCGCAGAGTGGTACGCAAGTATCGGAACCGAGAAATCGAAGGGCACCAAGGTGTTTGCACTCGGAGGCAAGGTTGTGAACACCGGACTGGTTGAGGTTCCGATGGGCATTACGCTGCGCGAGGTCATCTTTGAAATTGGCGGCGGGATTCCCGGCGGCAAAAAATTCAAGGCTGTGCAAACCGGAGGCCCGTCGGGGGGCTGCCTGACTGAAGAGCATCTGGACTGTACCATAGATTTTGATACACTGACCAGTCTGGGTTCCATGATGGGCTCCGGCGGAATGATCATTATGGATGAGGACACCTGCATGGTGGATGTCGCCCGGTTCTATCTGGATTTCACCCGTGACGAATCATGCGGCAAGTGCACACCATGCCGGATAGGCACTAAACGGCTGCTTGAGATGCTCGATAAGATTACCGAAGGCAAAGGGACCATGGAGGATCTCGAGAATTTGGAACAGCTGTCGCTGCAGATTAAGAACGCCTCTCTCTGTGCGTTAGGGCAGACTGCCCCCAACCCGGTATTGTCGACCATTAAATATTTCCGCGATGAATATATGGCTCATATTACGGACAGCAAATGTCCGGCCGGTGTCTGCAAATCCCTGATCTCCTATGAAATCGATGCTGAGCTGTGCCGCGGCTGCAGTCTCTGTGCCCGGAAATGTCCAAGCGATGCGATTTCCGGCAAAGTGAAGGAACCGTATGTCATCGATAAGGCAACCTGCAT